ATGAAAATTTTAAAGGTGCCAATCTGTTTAATTTACCTTCGGGAAGAACACTCCAGCGTTACAAAAATACCTTATCACAAACATCTGGAATTAACCAAGAAATCCTAGAGTGGATGTTCAACACAGCTCAGAAAGTTAACCTACCACCATCTGGCTATTATGGTGGAATTATCCATGACGAAACAAAAATCCAAGAAGCCTTAGTTCTTAACACAAAAGGTAAGGAAGACCAGTTGGTTGGTTTTGTGGAAACTGGTGTAGAAGGGGACTCCTTAAATGCTATAAAAAGTGGTAAGTCAGAACCGGTCCTGGCAACCGAGGTTCTGCAAGTAACATTTTTAGGATACACCGGATTTCGGTTTCCATTAGCTCATTACCCAACTAACACTGTCACTGCTCCAGAACTATATAATATCCTGTGGGACATAATTTCTGCTTTACAATCATGGGGATTCTTCACAGATTACATTCTTCAGGATGGTGGGGATCAAAATAGACAGTTTATGCGGATGCATTTCAAAGATGATGCCGATGCAGAGGAAAACTCATACATGAGTCTAAATATCCACAATCTCTCTCGCAAGGTTGCACATTCGCAGGACTTTTCTCACAATGTTAAGAAGTTACGAAATGCCTTACTTTCAAGTGGACTTGAGAAACACCACACTCGACACCTTCAAAAGAATGGACAATACATACTCTGGCAGATGTGGGTAGATGCAGTTAGATGGGATGAAACTACTAACTCTCGACGTGTCAACAGGAAAATAACCTCTTTACACTTATACCCTGATAGTGCTGAGAAAATGAGAAACCATCTAGCTGAGGAAATGCTAGATAAAGACTTCTTGAACTTGATGCTGGCATTTCaaaattcactgaaaaatgGATCGGCTCTTGATGCAGCGGTTGACTTCCTTTATCAAACAAGTGCATTGATATCCATTTTCAGAGACAAGAGACCAATTTCTTCTCTGCAGGACAGTCGGCTAGCAGAActcaataaaatcaaaacatggTTATTTGAATGGCGAGAAGAAGTAAATGCACTTGATGAGATGCCGTTAAAGGACAAAGAGAAATGTCTTCCTAGCAGGAAATGCTTCAACGATCAAATTAGTTTGATCTCAACATTTGTGGAAGTCTGTAAAATccatttgaaggattttccCAAATCCTCCATTTTCCCTGGAAGGTATAATTCAGACATTATAGAAAATAACTTTTGCCAGGTACGGGGAATCCACAATGGGAACAACACTCACCCAACTTATCAAGCTTACCGAAGTACGATGAATGCTGTGATTCTCGGACAGTCTTCAAAATCCCGCGGTAGGAAATCCAATGTAGGGCAAATAAGTGCAGACCCATACTCATATGGGGCAACAGTTTCTGCTGTTCCCAAGAAAAGAAAAGTGCTTGGAGACATCTCAAATACACATTAATAACTCATCAGGCCAATGGATCTGCTCAATAATAGTCAATATACATTAATACAACATTTTGAACAGCAAAACCATTATAACTAGaagcccaagggccttaacagtcatttAAATTCCAAGAGGAAGTGTGCCTTTGAAATAGGTTTTTTAAAAACAGTAATTGTGCTATCATGTCACAAAATGGCTGTCATAACTGTCaaagtaattatttttcaaagccAAAAAGGAACAAAATTTATGGAGTGTGTTCTTTCCTTACATCCCTGCCAAATTTCATCTCAATTCTACCATtggaacttaagaagaagttcaaaatgtgcttttcaagatggctgctctgggggccatctttgatttcttACTGGCCAAAAATACATcaacacttggtcaggaccTTCATTCCAGGCATGTTTCAACTCAATCACCCCGGTGGAATTTAAAAACAGCACATACACTTTTAAAAAGACATTATCTAAGAattgattgttatttttcatcaaGGAGGTAGATGAACAGTTCGTTtagtattatttttgtttgctttaatttcaagtcctatcaacagtcagggtcatttaagttTATGGTGTAGAggaagccagagtacccggagaaaacccatgacatgcggtcagtacctggcaacgtTAACTGCACCAAATGTGATTTCCACTCACAAATAATAGTATTAGGGTATTCATTAGTACTGAAGCCCTGAAGTGCCACGGGGGTGTTAGTTTTATCTGGCAGCCGCCACTTATTTATCTGGCAGTCACCACTTAATTTATCGGGCGGCCACCACTtatttatctggcggccgccaattatttatttctataacaCAAGCAGCCAATTAAGTGGCGGCCCCCAAATAAAACTAACACCCCCGTGGCATTTCTGGGCTTCCGTACATAACAAACCCTTGTGCTTGAATAAACTTCATTGTATGCATGAAATATGATACAATTGTGTACCTTCCAAATCCATTAGACACCGAGCATTGTGAATATCAACATCAAGGTTATTGCCATATAAGTGGATAGGTGGATCACCAGGAGGAAGAGGTCGCGCAAGTCGACGGAGAAGGAAAGTGCTGTCTTCCTTTAGCTGACCTCTGAAATTGAACATAAATTAATACAAAAGATTTATAAGGAAAGTGTATACCATGTAAACTACCACCTTACAACAAGcgtaacaacatgtattttattttgtttgtttgtttaagttttaCTTCCTAaaaacagccaaggtcatttaaggacgtttTGGAGGAAGCCAGAGTACCCGTagaaaaccatcgaccagcggtcggtacctggcaactgccccacatgggatttgaactttgaaccaagagatggagggctagtgattATTGGCGGTGAcgcttaaccacttggccaccatgACCCCATGCATTTCGAAATGAGCaaacaaatgtacattatatatcatttatacaatgtaaattatttcataacaaatttaCTTGATTTTGGTAtcataaatattgtatacatgtacatgtatgtatacatttgtatgttaaaaCAGACtaataattttgaaaaggtTATTGCCCAGGGGCTATGTGTAGTCACAAGATGGGGCATACTAGGGCATATATTGGTCTTCACTAAGGAGAAATATTGAGCGACACATTTTCACCAGGTTTTATTCAATGTGATTTATTTATGATCTCCAAATTTCATTATGTAGAAGTAAATTAGTATTAAATCCATTGTAATCCATGACAATACATCTAATCTTTTTAGTTAATTAATTGATAACCATAATTTGTACATAAACTTGAACTATAAACATTGATTTCAACATTTATCTATAATGTAACTGCTACTGCAAACTTTACCTTGCAACCTCACTTATTGCACGAGATAAGTCCTCGTCTCTTTGGCGATGCACCGTAGTCAGGTCTACATGGTGAAAACAATCTATGAGGTCAGATGAAAAAACATAACTGCCATCATCACCATAATGTGGGGAAGGTACGGGCGGAAGCTGATAAAAGTCTCCACATAACACAACCTGCATACCACCGAATGGTCTATCATTGTTTTTCACTGCCCTAGATACATGTTCAACCTGCTCAAATGTTTTTTTACTGATCATGCTTACTTCGTCGATGATTAATACATTTGTTTCCAGCAGTtctcttttccttttttcaTACCTTTCATCATTGAACATCAGCTCAACCATCTCATCATCACTAAACCGTCCATCTAAAATTCCAAAGAATTTGTGAATTGTTACACAAGTCTTGTGAACATTCAGCTTTTCCAGTGCCTCCGTCAAAACTACTGCAGCTTTACCCGTACTTGCAGTGGCAACTACTTTCTTACCCTTGTACAGACATAAATCTATAAACTTGGCTACAGTATATGATTTCCCCGTCCCAGGATACCCGGTAAGGATGACATTATGGTCATTTAACTCATTTAGTCGTTTATCCATGTTTTGCTTACAGTTTTCCCGAACTTTTTCTACTCGGAACACGGTATAATCGGTGTCAATGTGAGTTCCGAACAATCATTCACTGCGGAACACTGACCTACTTCCGGTCCGACGAACCGTCCTGATGGCGGAAAAATTCAAAGCTGGTGACAAACGTGTTTAATAACCTCAAGCTGTAACGGATTAATCATTTTAACTATATGGATACTTAAACTACGATTCATAATGGAAATATCGGCGTATGTGTTGTGAAAATCTGACCACAGTAAGTactaaaaaaataactttgaaaaattgtGGTAAAAATCGTCCTGCCCAAAGTGTCTTGCCTTGTATTGATTTCTATATGATTCGATCCGATTTttgattatcattaatattcattatatattacaaacgcCTGTGCCTTgatactatattatatatatatatatgtatactgttagtttaaaaaaaatcgtgccaggtccctgtgacactgtatgtgatatttaaacgaaatcacatattttacctatgaagccaatgatatatatataatgtaagtatcggttagcttgtaataataatgataatactagacgCAGGCATAATGCCTATATATCCAGATCGCTAATCATACTATACATCCCGATTATTAATCAATTCAGTATTATCTATCTCATGATTAAAGTAGCATTCGGGCTGCCCCAATGTTTATCCAAGCGAGACTCAAATGTTTTTAATGATGGTGACATAACCACGGCTTCAGGAAGAGAGTTGCAGTGATTGATGATCCGCTCCTTGAATGAATACTTTCTCAAATTCAGACGACTTCGTCGTTTTATTAATGTCAAAGAGTGGCCCCTAgttcttttgttattattttgaattaaaaatccCTCTGCCACGACTCGATCATATCCTCCATGTATCAATTTATATACTTGGATCATGTCTCCTCTAAGCCTTCTGTGTTTTGGTGTAGGTAACTTCAGGATCCTCAGTCTATTTTCATAGCTTAGATCTTCCATTCCCGGTATTTGTTGTGTTGCTCTTCTTTGTACATTTTCTATCTCgtttatttatgtttgtaaGTTCGGGTTCCATATGCAGGCGCCATATTCCAAATATGGTCTGACAAGTGCTTTAAATAATAGACAGAATGTTTGATTATCTAAATAACTCTAGGATCTTCGGATAGTTCCCATTATTCTATTTGATTTATTGACGGCATCATAAATATGTTCATTGAAGCTAAGGCTGTTGTCAGTTGATATCCCAAAATCTTTTTCTATCGAGACCTCCTCTAATGTTACctcttttctttcttccaaagtgtctttatataaatgtaggGTCATTTTATTTGGGTTCTTCCCTAGATATAGAACCTTACATCTATAAGGATGACATTTTAAAAGCCATCGATCAGACCCTTTTTGGAATTGATTCAGATCCTCCTGTAGATTTGTGTTTTCGTTATAGTTAAAAAGTGTAGTATCATATGCAAACAAGTAAGTGGCTGATTTAATAGATTTTGGAAGGTCATTAATATAGATTACAAACAGAATCGGTCCTAAAACACTTCCCTGTGGGATACCACTTGTCACCTCCATCCATTTTGGCAGTTCTCCGTTTACCGATACTTGCTGTTTCCGGTTAGATAAAGTTGTaatgtcgttttaacatttgatatttgaatatggacatgtaacttgatgatttagctccccaaaaccatatggCAGTCTATAaaagagccgaaatctagggatcatatattcctggttttgaataaaacgccttcaatctCCACCatattcagtaccttcgggttttgtcggaattccgaatcgtatcacgtgactatATTTATTAAAGGTGCTCAACCGCCAACAGAGCGAAaagatacccatcatttgagcaagaatatgtgtttaatcgtgtatatatacattgtatgtctaattaacacaaaaagtaattcaaaataattaattttgccttcgatgcatgcgcaatcagtactgcattccatataggacatagtgccacg
The nucleotide sequence above comes from Argopecten irradians isolate NY chromosome 1, Ai_NY, whole genome shotgun sequence. Encoded proteins:
- the LOC138320124 gene encoding uncharacterized protein, which produces MDKRLNELNDHNVILTGYPGTGKSYTVAKFIDLCLYKGKKVVATASTGKAAVVLTEALEKLNVHKTCVTIHKFFGILDGRFSDDEMVELMFNDERYEKRKRELLETNVLIIDEVSMISKKTFEQVEHVSRAVKNNDRPFGGMQVVLCGDFYQLPPVPSPHYGDDGSYVFSSDLIDCFHHVDLTTVHRQRDEDLSRAISEVARGQLKEDSTFLLRRLARPLPPGDPPIHLYGNNLDVDIHNARCLMDLEDPLA